cagattttaaaattaaacttttatcaaaattgaagttgtttttttgttttaaggatTAATACATTTCCTTCAACGGGAGATTACATTTTTACAGGAAAAGTTTGCAACCTACTGAAAAAAATTACctctttgaaaacaaaaaacaattagtGTTATTATTTGTGGAAATATTTTGCATATGTTCCATAAAGGCGCCCAGAAAAATAAACTAGCTAAATTGTTTTCAAATTATCTTTATATTTTAAAGCATTGCTCTGTTCTTTAGGAGGATGCAAGGAGCTGCAGGGTGCAGATAAGTGAAACTtatagcctggccagccagactgactacGGGGTATAagtcagtctggtaaggctccATATTCTCTGGTCTAAAAACAGGctggaccaatcacagcgcgggAGGCGGGACTTTACGATGCGTCACACTCAGCAGCAGAAtaacccataatgcagcagcgcttttctgtaattataacagtcaagatacatacagagatttttgttgcttggtgccttgGAAAATTAAGAAAGTACATGTGAGTACTATGGCTGCACAATTAaccgcatttgcaatataatcgcaatttaaaaaaaacgcaatttccaaatcgcagaggtctgcaatttttggctacatagcaattaatggatcagacgtgtcctttaggtgtcagtaattatgtttaaagtgggtttgctccacatggaagggaagagagctgcagcagtgagataatctaattttattacttgttttagagtttttataaccgtactgttttaccagaaactttcaggaatctcaccacagcgttaagttctggtcaatcagtttaatacatagacttactTGTTGGTtgaactttatgttcaacaaggattgatgtccaaatcaattaaaagctgttctcttgaataatattctgattaataaaaaacattaaaagttgttgttttaaatagtccttgtttacaaacatctttatctagaggccatttttgttgcttgtggttaatgcagagaaatgtcaaAATCAAATCGCAGTTTTGGTTGAAATTTATCGTAGgtagaacgcaataatttctgagttgagacgcagcggctcttttagcacctaatctgcacagcaatGAAACAggttgatttgttgtttgtatttgtttaaaaagacatgataaattaaactgaaaaaaaaattgcattaaatcgcaatattaagattaaaaaaaaatcgcaattcaattattttccaaaatcgttcagccctagtgagTTCACCACGTATCCTCAGATCTTTTTACAAAAGCGGCAAAAATTGTTTACTGGAGAGTTTTTTCAATGGCTTGCCATGTTTCACAGACtataaattacaaaaacagagcgcattgcttgtttttttttgtctcacatCCATAGTTATCTGCTTGGTTCTAACCTGCTGACTTTGTTAGTCCCGCCTTTTAAATCAGGCTCTACCGGCTTCTTTCCAGACCGGCTTACACTGTGTATACGCCGTTAGTCAGGCTGGCTGACCAGGCTACGAAATGTCACCACTAGGGGCGCTGTTGAGCACtgcctgtagaccaaaacaagtcGTGTATCAATCCCCGACTCTCTACCTCCACTTCAGCTGCAACCCTCTTCTCACCCGTCGCTACACGGCTCTGACGGCGGCATTTTACTTggagggaggggctaagccttgagtggcagctgttcacgtgcatgTGCGCTCACGCGCCGctggcccggctatgtaaacaagagactggagaccaacacagagagatggtgtctGTCATTCCATACGTCATACCATATTCCTACCAAAAAGAGGCCTTTAGTTGTTCttttgtgcagttattcaaaaggggacttggggaaacttccggaaaaatcgcaGACCCATGCTTTAAACACAGTGTCATAGTGAAGCACaatggcggcagcatcatgccatgGGGAAGCTTTCCTTCAGCATTGATGGTCAGAGATGATGAGAAGATAGAAGCTAAATCCAGgacaattctggaagaaaacccagTAGAAGCGGCTGAAGACTTGAGTCTctggtggaggttcacctttatAAAAGGCAACCAGAGCTGCAGTGGGATGTTTTAGATCAAAATAAATTCATGTGGCAGAACaacccagtcaaagtctggtCATAAGTCCAACTCAGAATcagaaaactgatgttcatCTAATCTTACTGAGCCTCAGCTATTTGCTAAAGAACAATGGGCAAAAAAGTcggtctctagatgtgcaaagctgctagAGACACTCCCCAAAAGACGTGTAGCTGTAACTGCATTGAAATGAGGTTTAGCAAATATTGACCTATTggagctgaacacaaatgcacacaagacttttctttttctttattcgAAAACCATATATTGTTTAACAACCACTTAATTATTTTGCACTACTTCCTGTTGGTCTATCACTTATAAAACACGTTACGGTTTGAGATGGTAACGTTAAGACTTTAAGGTGTatgatgaatacttttgcagtaAATTGCAGATATGATACACTTACCACCCCTGGCTTTATTTCTCAGAGCTGATTTTAACAGAGCTGCTTTCAGGGCAGCTTTGGTATCTTCAGAAATGGCGCCCTCCTTTCTGGTTCCCTCTGCAGGACGTGGAGGAGGCCTTGCATTCTTGGCCAGCGACTGTGAAAGAGACTGAGACAGAGACTGGGCCTGTGCTGCTGACAGAGACAGGGAAGACATGGTGGTTGGCAGCGGGGTCATGGTTTGTGCTTGTGAAGTGGGCTTGGAGGTGGGCTGGCTCTGGATGTTCGGTACTCCCTCCTGAGCCTCGCCATCTCTCATCGACTCTGACTGAGAGTCCTGAGCGGACACCGGTGTGGTTAGATCTATCGTCTCTGGCTGACCGCTGTCAGAGTTGGCACTGGGCATGTCCACGTCGACTGGACCGCTTTcgcttttactgaggaggggcAAATGATGGGGCGCACAGGGCGGGACAAGCTCAGCCTGGTTTGTAAATGCTTGGTTCACATCTGCTGGtgggttgttttgttgttgctgggATTTGATCTCTCTCATTTGCTGTTGCTGAATCTGTTTTGCTTCAAGGTGCCGCGCCATCGCGGCCAGTGTTTGCTTCGTCAGGTCGACAGTTGCTGGCTGGCTACTGCTTTGTTCTGCAGCTCCGCTGTTGATCCTCGGCAACGGCCTGAACTGCAGTCTTGGACGagaattcagtttctttttgtgaaagTCTTGAATTTCCATCAAAATAGCCTCCTTAATTTGTTCTTTGTTCATCGGAAGCTTGTCAAACTCAAAGTCAAAAGCTGGCACGCAAGTTGGCTCGTCGTCCGCGTCGTGATACTTGGACAGGTACGGATGGTCCAGGGCCTCCGTCACGCTGATGCGCTCCCGAGGATCGAACTGCAGCATGCCCCGCAGGAGGTCTAAAGCCGAGGCTTCGGCTTGTGGGTACAGTTTGGCCAGAGGCACGGGTGTCCGAGACGGGAGACTCTGGACATAGGAGCGCACCCTGTCAGCCCTGATGGCGGCGATTAAACTCTCAGGAGGAGTGCCTAACACGCTGAGAATGAGCTGGAGCTGGTGCGGGTAATGCTTCCCGGGGAAAAGCTGCTTGCGTCCCAACATCTCTGCAAAGATGCAGCCCACAGACCACATGTCAATGGCCAAACTGTAATGGTTGAGAGACAGCAGGAGCTCAGGGGCGCGGTACCATCGCGTTGCAACGTACTCCGTCATGAAGGAATAAGACTCCTCGGGGTGGGAGCTCAGACCCCTCGCCATGCCAAAGTCCCCGATTTTCAGTTCACAGTTTTCGTTCACCAGCAGGTTAGAGGGTTTAAGGTCACGGTGGATGACGTTGGCAGAGTGCACGTACTTAAGGCCGCGGAGGAGCTGGTAGAGGAAGTAGCGGGTGTGCTCAGGAGTTAGTGTCTGGGCAGAGTGAATGATCTGGTGCAGGTCGCTCTCCATAAGGTCCAACACCACGTATCTGCAAAGACAGGACCGCAGCACACAGATAAGCTAGGAACAGCAACTCAAGTCACATAAAAAGggaccaaaacaaagaaatgcacTACAGTGTGAGGAGGAAATGGGCTGTCCCTGTTACGAAAGGTTGACCCAAACGGCTTAAAAGCAATAAGGTACGTACACAGACTTAAAGGCGGAGTGAGGAAGGTTCGGCTGGAGGATGTCTTTGATGGCGATAATGTTGTCATGCTTGAAGTGTTTCAGGATCTTCAGTTCTCGCAACGTCCGCTTAGCGTTCGTCACCATTTCAAAAGCATTGGAGATCTTCTTTATTGCCACCTGCTGGCCTGTATAAGGTAAACGCAAGGAACAGAGTGGAAACGATCAAAGAGCAATTACAGGTAAACGAGGTGTTCACATTCGAGCACAGTAAGACATCAAGCTATCTACCGTTGTCCCGTCTTCTGGCAGACGAAACGACACCGTAGGCCCCGGTACCGATGGTTTCTATGACGTCGTACTCCTCTCCAACGTCAAACTTCACGTCCAGGGAGTGCGCCTTAAGCAGAGCCAGGTTTTTTGCTGCTATGCTGGTGTCGGCATTGCTGCCCGTCGCCTCGGCTCCacgctggttctggttctgtctgcctTTGTCCGAGGCCATTTTTTCAGGGGAAGCCAAGCCAACTTTGGCACCCCCACCCTCTTTAGTCGACATATTGCTGCTGTGAGGAGAAACGCAAATTGAGAGGTGTTATGTGGAGTCACCTTTGAGTTTCTTTACGACATCAAAAACAGTCGATGAAACAACAAGTGTGTCAAATATTTCGCAGTTACTTGCACAAGTTTTGCAGAACACGCaataacatttacaaaaaacGCCAACGTGCATCAAGTCCCTTCTGATAGACTTCTAACAGATGCTGCACTTCCTTAATATGGGGGGTTAATATGGAAATTAATatggaaatataattttatgaaGCATTCAggttattaaagtatttctgattctgattctgactgaGGTTCAGAATATATGTTGTTGTAAAATATGTTGgagaatttctttaaaaaaatttaaatcaagaTTTCCACCAACTGCTGACTGAAGTAAAGTATTAAGAACACAAAACAGTCCTGCACAGTTAATATAATGACACAGCTTTGACCACATTTGTTGGTACCTTTGGCAAAGGTGTGcaaagaaaatgtatgttttgttgcTGCAATATCACAATGTTACAAAAAGAAACATCCTTtagtttttgcaaaaaatgtcaatatggaaacaaaaatcccaCATTAAGGAATAATTGCCTTTACAAAATCAACATATATTAGTTAAAGTTTTGtagaaaaaacacattaaatggtTGAAGCACACAGATGGGGGATGTGTAAACAAAACACTCATTCTTAGtttcatctgatcagagcacaTGATTTATGTTAGAGCCCCAGAAAAGTTTCACAGCAGACTTCTTGTGTTTACGTCTGTGACCCTTGGATAAAAAAGCCAATTTTTTAGGACCCCTTAATGGTCGGTATGGAGGAATGATAATGCCACTCTGTGCTGCAGTGAGATTTggagagttttatttttttacctttctagCTGTCCTGCTTGCTGAAGCAAAGCAGGATTGCAAAGATATAAACTTTCATATCTGTCAGTGTGAGACTCTGTTGTTGCAGTGAAcgctgatatattttttttttttttttgcttccacaTGAAAAACGAATTATGGTTATAACAAGTTTCAGTGTATTACACAGCCATGCAGTGAGATTACAGAGCAGGATCATTAACAAACGCATTAACAACACAAATATGAAGAAACCTCAGAATCCAACTATGTGAAACTATGAATTTTTctcaaaatatattaatttagcCACATTTAAAAAGTCAGAAGTGACTTTATTACTGTTTTATGTATCATAGTATTTTGTGTGATTACAGCTTTATGACAGAGTCACCCCAGTCTCCTCTTATCAAGACCCGTAACATTTACTCGCTGaattatgaaaagaaaatgctgaaataaaaagaacagaatAAGAGATCGCTGCCTGAAATTTAACAGATTGAGGCCTGGTTTGTCTAAACGGGAAGAAAACCTGTAGCTCTCAGTAAAATGGCTAAAACAGACCCAGTTTTATAGCTGAAGAGAAAGACATGCCAGTTTAGCAAACAGCGACAAAGGATCAACCTTACCCAATTCTGAACGCATGGGCGTAGGCTAGACGTTACCTGAGGCTCTGGCTTCCTACGTACCGTTAAATCTGCTATTTCTCGGTTATGTAACAAAACGATGCAGTAAATTAATGCGATTTGAGAAAGTGTGACATACTTTCAGCTTGTGAGCGAAACAACAACGTCCATATCTCTGGTTTTAATCGCGGACCAGCACGATAATTCACTTGTTTTGTCTACCGCTTCCTCATCAACTTCCGGGTTTAGTTGGAGTGTCATGAGTCCCGACCAATCAgatgagagaggagaggagcaaTCATCCAGTAAGCGCGCAGGACGCGCTTAGAGGCGGGGCATCATGCCATACAGACAGAGCTCTGTGtgatattgtttatttattcacgGGAGGTGACGTCGTTTTCCTAATTTTTCCAAAATTGGAGAAACATACTGGGAGTTATGGGGGTAAACTATGACGAAATCGAAACACGCatgtgtgtctatatatatatatatatatatatatatatatatatatatatatatatatatatatatatatatatatatatatatatatataatatacatatgaaatatagatatatagatatagttataaatctctctctctctctctctctctctctctctctctatatatatatatatatatatatatatatatatatatatactgctcaaaaaatatgCGTGTGTGTTTCATTAATGAAATTTATTTGTTAATATGAATTGCTATAATTGGTATAATTGGTATAAACTAACATTAATTAGTATAAATACTTTAACCTAAAGACTTCCCCCGTTTTGGTTCACAATCTAGGAAAGAGACTAAGTGCGACGTTACACATTATCTATTGCGACTTCTCCACAGCATCCTCATAATTCTCTCCTTTTCCGTTATCACACCTCATTCACTGTGAGCTACAGAATCTCCTGCGCAAAAACGGGGCTCAAGGGCAGGAAATGTCCACACAAATATCCAGATGTAATGTAGGTAGGAAGAGTGTGAATGCAGGGCGCCGTGAATATAATAGGTTGGCAAATCTTGCATCCAAGCCGTCCTTTCCATTTGTGATATTGTGACGTTTGAGATGTTGTTCAACTCGTAGCTACCTAACTGGGAAAATGTCCAAGTGTTcaatttgtcttattttagaaaccaaataataattattttttgcacatgagcaaacacaataaaaacactaatcCAAAATGACACAATACAGCAAACAATATCAAGTTCTTGACAATGATAATAACTGTAATTATTGGctaaaattacattaaacagCGGGGTTTAAAATTGCGCCACCTACTGCTAagatcaaaaaatatatacaagtAATTCTTGTCAAGTACAACAGGACAGTTAAACAAATTTTCTAACAGGCAGTCTAAAGTCGACAGTAAGCAATAAACGCCCATCTGGCTGAGCCAACATCTGGACCTGGCCGTCCAATAGCAGGTAGGGACAAAAGTCCAGCCAACCAATCAGAAGAGGGGATGTAACGCCCACAGTAAGAGGACACgttagataaaaaaagagaaaaaattgaAACTGCTGGGAGCGATTTCACTTCAGGGATCAACTGTTACTATAAGGGCGTCCACATGGCTGCGGCTCCGGGCATGCCGACATGGGAGCGCAAAGTGCGCATTCTTCTGGTTCTTCtgggtctggttctgtctgtgtACGCTCTCCATGTGGAGCTCTCCCGAGAGAGAGACCCAGAGTACAGGGCAATGTGCGACCTGGGAGAATCTGTGAGCTGCTCCAAGGTCTTCACCTCCAGGTAGGATTTTCCTTCTGCGTTTACCTGCAGAACACAAGGCGCGTAAACCACGTAGCCTGTTTTTGCATGCATGTGAGTCGGCATATCTAAAGGAGTTCAAGCCCCTTCCCCcgctcaccccccccccccccccttcattgCCACGTGTTGAAATTCCTTTCATGGGACATTTATCAGGTGCTGTTTAATATTGGATGAACAGAAAGGGATACCTCTTGAGAAGAATCTCTGTTTTCAGGATTGACTTGTTTTAATTCCCCTTGagctttttcactttttatgttacaaccaaaaaaaaaaaaaaacacaacaacaaaaagtctTTTTTGTTGATGGGGTTTTTATGTGATGggccaaacaaaaaataatgtataCAGTTAAACTCAAAGATGCAGCGTACATTTGTACTCATCCCCCTCCAGACttgacattttgttttgcttcttttagaGTACGTCTCTACCAGTTTTGCTAATTTAGAGATGGGAATTCTTgcacattcttctttgcaaaatgtcTAAGTCATATTGGAAAGCAAGcacctggactttgactggaccactcTAACTCAATAATACTGTTTGACTAAAACCATTTGTGGTTAGCTCCTTGTGTTTAGCTGCTTGTCCCACTGGAAGCCCAACCTCCACTCCAGTGTCACGTCTTTCGTAACCTCTAacgggttttcttccaggaccgTCCCGTTTTTAGCTCCGTTCATCTTTCCATCAacgctgaagaaaagcattcccacagcgtgatgctgccaccaccatgtctcaaGACAGGAAAACTCTGTTCAGGGCGATATGCTGTGATAGTTTTCCTTCACGCCAAAAAGCTGAATTCTGAGCTCATCTGACCACATCAAattcttcttcatgttttttggGTTCACTGGGGCTTGTGGAAAACAGCACTGGGTCTTCTAGTGGCTTTCTATCAAAATGATCTTTCTTCAAACCCTTTTTTATAATAACTGTCCTGTCATCAGATTATTTCACCTTATCTGTGAACTTCCACAGCTCCCCCACAAATGCAATGGACCTCTTTGTCTACATGTACGACTCATGCTCTCCCTTAAAAGCCCGTTTGTTTAGGATTTATGTCCATGTGTTTGTAGATTGGTAGTTATCCAGCTCTGTTTCTACTCTACTCAGACCTGCAGGTACAGAACTTTCTCCCTGCTGTGTTCATTGGTCTTTGTGGtcctgtttgttcactgatgttctctaacaaacctctgaggtcttcacagaacagctggattcctTCTGTGATTAACCCACTCACTGGGAGACTATTTCTTATGTAAAGGCAAATCCTTACACAAGGCTTTATTTAGGGGTGCTAGAATAAAGGGGGTTGAGAACACATGGACTTcagatttacatttatttccttCCACCTAACATTCATCTCAGAACAATGCATTtaaatttgtgtttgtaatgacCAAACGTGAAAAAGCAATATCAACACCTCTGCaaggaacattttttaaaattatgtttttaagaaTGCATTGCCTTGACGCtaccgtttcttttttttttttggcagatggGGACGTGGTTTTGGTTTGGTCCAGCTCTTTTTGCCCAAAGACAGCGTTCTGAACCAGCCCAACAGCGTCCTCGGCATCCTGTTTTACACTCTGCAGATGGGCCTCGGTTAGTCTACCATTGTCCTTTGCAAATTATAGAGGAGGGATTTTAAGTGGagagtcttgtttttttatagctTGCTCTGCATGTGAGATTACAGGggttgatttttatatataaccTAAACgagtaaaatttatttaactgtATTGCAGGATTGTGTCTGTCTAAAAAGGCTGTCCTGGCCTTGGTCCTCTCCTCCTGGGTGTCCGTGGCTGGCTCAATCTATCTGGCGTCAATTCTGGCCTTTGTTCTGGGAGACTTCTGTATGGTGTGTGTCTCAACGTATATCATCAATTTTGCGCTGCTCTACACCAACCTGAAGAGAAGGAAAGCAATTGATGGGATGAAAGAGAAGACGGGATAATAAATGCAACTTGCAAAGTTCATCGTTTGTTTAAGCCTAACCTGGGCCAAACTGGATTACTGTTTTTATACCTTTCATAATGAAATGATTGTTGCTGgaaaatctgataattttattaataaactaaaaaacaatatatatattttttttgtctaacatttagcatttcttacaggctttaaacattttttttaaaacatcttataGTCTGATGTGGTTTTACCCTAGGGAATTTTACTATCGCTTCTGCAATTACCGAGGTTGACCAGTAGATGGCGACAAATACTAACTATTAATTCAGCGTCGTTAAAACAGGCTTGCAAACGACAACATTTCATGTCATCGATgttaaataatataattacaGGCTACAAAAATTGCTTTTCTAAATTAACACAATCGTGTTTAAGGACATAATTATAATACAAATTAAATACACAACTAACTGAATTTTAAGCTGAACGGTGTAGCTTTCTTTCtaagaacagaatagaatagaatagaatattcCTTTATTGTTACACAATGTGGAAATTCAGGTGAATCGGcagcaagtaaaataaaaaatccacaacataagaaaaaatatGCAGTTATTAAACATGTCTCACacagattaaattaaatattcaacTGAGGAGGATGACAGAGTAAATGGGCATGTATaattatgcataaaaaaaagagttttcagaaaaaaagaattgcCAGGATTGCCAAAACTGTGTATGAAGAAGGAATAATATCATTTTTGGTTACTTTTGCCAGACTTAATATTTCTGATCAGCAGTAATTTACAGGACAACCTTCTACAAAAGCAGACTACAGACTACTATATATATCTCATATATTAGGAGATTTTTGAGCTGCTTCCCATATTCTTTTGTAATACGCCTCTCCCCTGAAAAAAGTGGCGTGGGCAAATGTCTCATAGCAGCTGAATTTTGTGTTTAGGTGATTTACAGTCAAAACAAAGATGTCTTGCATGTTCAAATAGAGATCGCACATGAAAAGAAAGAGTCTGGAGTCTCCTTGGCAAAACATGTGCAATGAGAGTAAACAGAAAGTAGACTCTCTTGTATTTCTagacttttatttataaagacatAATAAATAATGTCTTCAGCTGGTTCTAAAGTTATCTAACTCCAGGTGTACAATACTCAGTATTTCTAAGCAAAGATAAAATTAAACTTAGCTTCTTTCGTAGGATTTAGGAGTGACAGAACAAGCTATGTGGTGCTGATCACATCCACAAAGCGATCATCAGAAGGTGTGGCCACCTCTataaaagcagaagtttaaaCAGTTTGGTGGTCTGGGGCACACAGGTCTGTGTTAACACAATGTCAGGAAGGAAATGCATCAGCAAAGACTTCAGAGCAGCAGAGCAGTCTGCTTAATGATCCAGAAAGGGTTAGAAGGCCATTTCCAAACAGTTTGAAGTCCATCTTTCAATAGTGAGACAGAGAATTCACCAGTTGATCCGGTTTAAGACAGCTGctaatctaaatctaaactTTGAACATCCCAGCAATTTCCCTTCATGGTTGAGGTGTGCAATgtttataaaaataacaaagaaaaccAAGAGGTCcattttcctgtctccagcagtcattgggtgagatGTGAAGaacactctggacaggtcactGGTCCAACACAGAGACATATAGGACAAACAACTGAGCACATATAcattcacatttaaaggcattttaGAGATCAAATCACCCAAAATGCATAATTTTGGACTCTGGGAGGAAGTCAGAGTACCCAAACTCAAAGAAGAAAACCCGGGCATGGATTCAAGTCCAAGACCTCCTGGTAGCCTGTTTATGGGAATCCAATTCCAGTAAGATTAAACAGGTATGGCGTTTTTTTGGGATTTTGAGAAAAGGTCTCCTCTCAGATAAACTTGGGTTTATgatgtaataaataaatcagaagaCTTCTAGAGCAATGTCCTGAACACAGAGGAGACCAGAGTAGAGATGTTTGGCCATAATAGtgtgttgtgcaatcaagccatgaggacAAATCAAACTAAATTGTAAGCCACAAAGAACTGAGACTTTTACAGACCCCCACAGCAGGGTGCTATTGCTATATGAAGCAAAGCTGCCCCGGCCTTATCCTTCTCATTGCCTGTGGACCCTGTTGGAGAGATGAGTTGACACTGGAGAGACCTACAAACTTGCAGGGTCGGCCAAGCTGAGTACATCCCTGCCCTTTTCCAACATTGGAACTTGAAAAAAAACGACTGCCAtgaaacagacattttttttagacattgtttATGATCTTTCTAAGCTGTGCAAGAGAAAAGCTGAGCCGGGAGCGGGGCACACCTCTGCTGCGCAGAGATCCACACGTGGCAGCCCCAGCCAGCAGCGCTAAGCTTCCTGCTGAGACCCGCATGAAGGAG
Above is a genomic segment from Fundulus heteroclitus isolate FHET01 chromosome 10, MU-UCD_Fhet_4.1, whole genome shotgun sequence containing:
- the mapk7 gene encoding mitogen-activated protein kinase 7, which gives rise to MSTKEGGGAKVGLASPEKMASDKGRQNQNQRGAEATGSNADTSIAAKNLALLKAHSLDVKFDVGEEYDVIETIGTGAYGVVSSARRRDNGQQVAIKKISNAFEMVTNAKRTLRELKILKHFKHDNIIAIKDILQPNLPHSAFKSVYVVLDLMESDLHQIIHSAQTLTPEHTRYFLYQLLRGLKYVHSANVIHRDLKPSNLLVNENCELKIGDFGMARGLSSHPEESYSFMTEYVATRWYRAPELLLSLNHYSLAIDMWSVGCIFAEMLGRKQLFPGKHYPHQLQLILSVLGTPPESLIAAIRADRVRSYVQSLPSRTPVPLAKLYPQAEASALDLLRGMLQFDPRERISVTEALDHPYLSKYHDADDEPTCVPAFDFEFDKLPMNKEQIKEAILMEIQDFHKKKLNSRPRLQFRPLPRINSGAAEQSSSQPATVDLTKQTLAAMARHLEAKQIQQQQMREIKSQQQQNNPPADVNQAFTNQAELVPPCAPHHLPLLSKSESGPVDVDMPSANSDSGQPETIDLTTPVSAQDSQSESMRDGEAQEGVPNIQSQPTSKPTSQAQTMTPLPTTMSSLSLSAAQAQSLSQSLSQSLAKNARPPPRPAEGTRKEGAISEDTKAALKAALLKSALRNKARGDGGASALGVDGGTGGGLSSALSSVPESRRPVTAQERQREREEKRRKRQERARERERKMKEKERKEKKQGDSLGGVLLSDDDKSLLQRWTKMMDSCSEKSQTANNDGKPKDCSLSSQRISENNKTNLEARKIQPHEQLISQVKPFQPPTAQQLALPFSMSQRKPPGDVGAAVRGGMDMMAVTGGYVKNDALQPHAEASGESGFNGVGSWSGQRLETRPAQQPSGTPQPAAGFLQPQLQAQSQTQADPKPQAPLLPLESFLSKAPSVTIRQTNGNADVRGLNSLNSLTASTGLLEKLCSSLGEKTAAPGVNHLCGTLGVPSQPHPSLGFTDTGQQGPSIAPDIHTVTLQLSKSQVEDILPPVFSVTPKGSGAGYGVGFDLDDLFNQPLTELQHGDRDSYDSAPLSASLLSDWSEVHRMTPADLESLQQELQLGSPMILSDTIPHDA
- the vkorc1 gene encoding vitamin K epoxide reductase complex subunit 1, giving the protein MAAAPGMPTWERKVRILLVLLGLVLSVYALHVELSRERDPEYRAMCDLGESVSCSKVFTSRWGRGFGLVQLFLPKDSVLNQPNSVLGILFYTLQMGLGLCLSKKAVLALVLSSWVSVAGSIYLASILAFVLGDFCMVCVSTYIINFALLYTNLKRRKAIDGMKEKTG